The following are from one region of the Salvia hispanica cultivar TCC Black 2014 chromosome 1, UniMelb_Shisp_WGS_1.0, whole genome shotgun sequence genome:
- the LOC125191836 gene encoding uncharacterized protein LOC125191836: protein MVSTTDCTQILEVVKTKLDSTMPLIGQYIAVATFTCVMAIFHDFLNSCMDKRYWQKCKLFSLNAFSLTVLAVAMKLPVDLTFTDITDYDQFARVCSLAFMSICINYFMISLGSMEDNEIAANIAALGLLVITITVNVCIHIVQMVPSIPGVRYMLPQQILSLAIMLLSLAMSCSMSLMVPSAKRYIELKYNEKHRLVLTRQVNECRQVNESIDEVEMLVKGYWVMAETASLQFVLYANNYSSSLSDIVLYQFIGVIVGSIGPLSRWFTAWTIKVTETEQKSFRDEIKILLVSAGKVVLLLSVIFWREGCFRFCKNLREGGTESSRDGDFSQYVILLEGESQLPDKMVKRICRMADRMIRDGEKHQPKSLIRLVRKSTNFSGVVQFDNNQEVPSLCSQEPPNCWSLPLVTLTIIALALTNTRDDEANQLLASVTEGLSIVKLIEKTLDKNGELESIIKAVDAIWIGVEVYKKWDGKDLDSMSVRGATHKETLQNLSDVAKQIVTKFVAQPMHDPLKWPSRVIAANSMYRITQSILVRVENGEHQSDDELFGSISITIADILSACLTNLLRVIRLKCHENDFRKRHDSVGRAARLLGESKEILEILQQRELPRLDVEKAGNIDEWRASMAPDIENPMASPSTSSDNATSPLAPPSTSSENAISPLAPPSTSADNATSPLASPSASSENATSPLKPPSTSGDTAISPLASPSASSDNATIVG from the exons ATGGTTTCAACTACTGACTGCACCCAGATACTTGAGGTGGTGAAAACGAAACTTGATTCAACCATGCCGTTGATAGGGCAATATATTGCAGTAGCTACCTTCACCTGCGTGATGGCTATCTTTCATGATTTCCTAAACTCATGTATGGACAAAAGGTATTGGCAAAAGTGTAAGCTCTTCTCCCTCAACGCTTTCTCGTTGACAGTATTAGCTGTGGCCATGAAGCTGCCTGTAGATCTAACATTCACAGACATTACAGACTATGATCAATTTGCACGGGTTTGCAGCCTTGCTTTCATGTCTATTTGTATCAATTATTTCATGATATCTTTGGGGTCCATGGAGGATAATGAAATTGCAGCCAACATAGCAGCTTTAGGCCTCCTAGTTATTACTATCACGGTAAATGTATGCATTCATATTGTTCAGATGGTTCCTTCCATTCCAGGTGTGCGTTATATGTTACCCCAACAAATCTTATCTCTTGCCATCATGCTCCTATCCCTTGCAATGTCATGTTCTATGTCGTTGATGGTACCAAGCGCCAAAAGATACATAGAGTTGAAATATAACGAGAAGCACAGATTGGTTTTAACCAGACAAGTAAATGAGTGTAGACAAGTAAATGAGAGTATTGATGAAGTTGAAATGTTGGTGAAAGGGTATTGGGTGATGGCAGAGACTGCTAGCCTACAGTTTGTGCTG TATGCCAACAACTATAGCTCCTCCTTAAGCGATATTgtattatatcaatttattggAGTGATCGTTGGAAGCATTGGCCCTTTATCCAGATGGTTCACTGCTTGGACCATCAAGGTTACTGAGACGGAGCAGAAGAGCTTCAGAGATGAAATCAAG ATTCTCCTTGTTTCAGCTGGAAAAGTGGTTCTGTTACTCTCTGTTATATTTTGGAGAGAAGGTTGCTTTCGGTTTTGCAAGAATTTGAGAGAGGGAGGAACCGAATCTTCAAGGGATGGGGATTTTAGCCAATATGTCATTCTACTTGAAGGTGAGTCACAATTGCCTGATAAAATGGTCAAGCGCATCTGCAGGATGGCGGATAGAATGATACGGGATGGCGAAAAACACCAACCTAAGAGTCTGATCCGACTTGTGAGGAAATCTACAAACTTCAGTGGGGTGGTACAATTTGACAATAATCAGGAGGTTCCAAGCTTGTGTTCTCAAGAACCTCCAAATTGCTGGTCTCTACCGCTCGTCACTTTGACGATTATTGCACTTGCACTTACCAACACTAGAGATGATGAGGCTAACCAGCTATTGGCTAGTGTTACAGAGGGCTTGTCAATTGTGAAGCTTATCGAGAAAACTCTAGACAAAAATGGGGAGTTGGAGAGCATCATAAAAGCAGTAGATGCCATTTGGATTGGAGTTGAGGTATACAAAAAGTGGGATGGTAAAGATCTTGACAGCATGAGTGTGAGAGGCGCAACGCACAAGGAAACACTGCAAAACCTTTCTGATGTTGCAAAACAGATTGTGACAAAATTCGTGGCTCAACCAATGCATGACCCTCTAAAATGGCCTTCTAGAGTCATAGCTGCTAACTCAATGTACAGGATAACTCAGTCGATCTTGGTAAGGGTGGAAAATGGCGAGCACCAAAGTGATGACGAACTATTTGGGAGTATATCCATCACCATTGCGGATATACTATCAGCGTGCCTCACCAATCTACTGCGAGTCATAAGACTCAAGTGCCATGAAAACGACTTCAGAAAAAGGCATGACAGTGTGGGGCGAGCAGCTCGTCTTCTTGGTGAGAGTAAGGAGATTCTTGAAATTCTGCAGCAGCGTGAGCTTCCACGTTTGGATGTAGAGAAAGCCGGTAATATTGATGAGTGGAGGGCATCCATGGCGCCAGATATTGAAAATCCTATGGCATCTCCTTCAACATCGAGTGACAATGCAACATCTCCTTTGGCACCTCCTTCAACATCAAGTGAAAATGCAATATCTCCTTTGGCACCTCCTTCAACATCAGCTGACAATGCAACATCTCCTTTGGCATCTCCTTCAGCATCAAGTGAGAATGCAACATCTCCTTTAAAACCTCCTTCAACATCAGGTGACACTGCAATATCTCCTTTGGCATCTCCTTCAGCATCAAGTGACAATGCAACAATAGTGGGGTAG